The Chrysemys picta bellii isolate R12L10 chromosome 12, ASM1138683v2, whole genome shotgun sequence genome has a segment encoding these proteins:
- the LOC101935226 gene encoding olfactory receptor 11A1: MHLIEKAEEDNRTVITEFILLGFGNLPELQILLFLVFLVIYTVTMFGNVLIIVLVVADQHLHTPMYFFLGNLSCLETCYTSTILPRMLASLLTGDRTISVSGCFAQFYCFCSLAATECYLLAAMSYDRYLAICKPLRYAAMMNGRLFLQLVAGSWMSGFLICVIMMCFMSQLTFCGPNEIDHFFCDFSPMLKLSCSDSSMITLVSFILAFLDLPCPFLLTVTSYVCIIATILRIPSTTGRQKAFSTCSSHLIVVTLFYGTIMIVYMIPKSSNLRALNKVFSVFYTVLTPMLNPLIYSLRNKEVKEALRKVIS, translated from the coding sequence ATGCACCTCATAGAGAAAGCAGAAGAGGACAATCGAACGGTCATCACAGAATTTATCCTCCTGGGATTCGGGAATCTCCCTGAATTGCAGATCCTTCTCTTCCTGGTTTTCCTAGTGATCTATACTGTGACCATGTTCGGGAACGTCCTCATCATAGtgctagttgtggctgatcagcaccttcacacccccatgtacttcttcctggggaacttgtcctgcttggagacctgctacacctccaccatcctgcccaggatgctggccagtctcctgactggagACAGAACCATTTCTGTCAGTGGCTGTTTTGCACAGTTTTATTGCTTTTGTTCTCTGGCAGCTACAGAATGCTATCTCCTAGCAGCAATGTCTTATGATCGATATTTAGCGATATGCAAACCCCTGCGTTATGCAGCCATGATGAACGGCAGGTTATTTCTCCAGTTAGTAGCGGGGTCTTGGATGAGCGGATTTCTAATTTGTGTAATAATGATGTGTTTTATGTCACAATTAACAttctgtggccccaatgaaattgaccatttcttttgtgatttttctCCCATGCtaaaactctcctgcagtgacagCAGCATGATCACACTGGTTAGTTTCATACTCGCCTTCCTAGACTTGCCTTGCCCATTTCTATTAACTGTGACATCCTATGTTTGTATCATTGCTActatcctgagaatcccttccaccaccgggaggcaaaaggccttttccacctgctcctctcacctcattgtTGTAACACTTTTCTATGGGACCATAATGATTGTCTACATGATACCGAAATCCAGCAACCTGAGAGCCCTAAACAAAGTGTTCTCTGTCTTCTacacagtcctgactcccatgctcaaccccctcatctacagcctgcgAAACAAAGAGGTGAAGGAGGCCCTTAGAAAAGTCATCAGTTAA